The following are encoded in a window of Geobacter metallireducens GS-15 genomic DNA:
- a CDS encoding PilZ domain-containing protein, with product MEKRKFERVDLRTEAVVRHRDLTFRGEVENLSLKGLFVRTDQKIPLHEKVDVAMFFQGSSSELSFSLEANVVRATDQGIGLNFRKIDIDSLVRSDVLSSAGGDRRQVIEEFYGFAENNEATEEEKSKVPPVAS from the coding sequence GTGGAAAAGAGAAAGTTCGAGCGGGTTGACCTCCGCACCGAGGCCGTTGTCCGTCATCGGGACCTGACCTTCAGGGGCGAGGTGGAGAATCTGAGCCTGAAGGGGCTCTTCGTCAGGACCGACCAGAAGATTCCCCTCCATGAGAAGGTGGATGTGGCAATGTTTTTCCAGGGCTCGTCGTCGGAGCTTTCCTTCAGCCTTGAGGCCAATGTGGTGAGAGCCACCGACCAGGGGATCGGCCTCAATTTCCGCAAGATAGACATCGATTCCCTGGTCCGCTCCGACGTGTTGTCATCCGCCGGCGGCGACCGCCGGCAGGTGATCGAGGAGTTCTACGGCTTTGCGGAGAATAACGAAGCGACCGAGGAAGAAAAATCGAAAGTCCCCCCGGTCGCGTCATAG
- a CDS encoding patatin-like phospholipase family protein translates to MPNHHTMSPGPSNGPVTLMFIGGGSRCPAFIGALKAVEELRIPVGKIIGASGGSIVAALYAAGYSPDELHRLSLDTDIGAFRDFSPRGALAGMGVCRGDALERWLDEKLGGKHLGDGLRIPLGIVATDILNHTPHLLCGDNHPDLKVSAAVRFSMGIPLVFAWKKYSHRGRDYVFIDGSLMAGIIEGQCADAGRTLTIKTFAKRSISRPASSVLSLRRYGSDLLSIFYGAMDREFLKGGRWKDTITIHCGTVSPLTFSLSSAEKEFLFEQGYHQVAKYLRYKGGF, encoded by the coding sequence ATGCCTAACCATCACACCATGTCCCCTGGGCCGTCCAACGGCCCGGTGACCCTCATGTTCATCGGCGGCGGAAGCCGCTGCCCCGCGTTCATCGGCGCCCTCAAGGCGGTGGAGGAACTGCGGATTCCCGTCGGAAAAATCATCGGCGCCTCGGGGGGGAGCATCGTGGCGGCCCTCTATGCCGCGGGGTATTCTCCCGATGAACTCCACCGCCTCTCCCTTGACACCGACATCGGGGCATTCCGGGACTTCTCGCCCCGGGGCGCCCTGGCCGGCATGGGAGTCTGCCGGGGGGACGCCCTGGAACGGTGGCTGGATGAAAAGCTGGGGGGGAAGCATCTCGGTGACGGCTTGCGCATCCCCCTCGGCATCGTTGCCACCGACATTCTCAACCACACCCCCCACCTCCTCTGCGGCGACAATCACCCCGACCTGAAGGTCTCTGCCGCCGTCCGTTTTTCCATGGGGATTCCCCTGGTTTTCGCCTGGAAGAAATATTCCCACCGGGGGCGGGACTACGTCTTCATCGACGGCTCCCTCATGGCGGGGATCATCGAGGGGCAGTGCGCCGACGCGGGACGCACCCTCACCATCAAGACCTTCGCCAAGCGGAGCATAAGCCGGCCGGCCTCGTCGGTTCTGAGTCTGCGGCGCTACGGATCAGACCTGCTCTCCATCTTTTACGGCGCCATGGACCGGGAATTTCTCAAGGGGGGGAGATGGAAGGACACCATTACCATCCACTGCGGCACGGTTTCCCCCCTCACCTTTTCCCTCAGTTCGGCGGAAAAGGAATTTCTCTTCGAGCAGGGATACCACCAGGTGGCCAAGTACCTTCGCTACAAGGGAGGGTTCTGA
- the hypE gene encoding hydrogenase expression/formation protein HypE: protein MNKDLILLGHGSGGKLSHQLLDDLIIPTLSGIPLAGQNDAAVVEHGGQRLAFTTDSYVVDPIFFPGGNIGSLAVNGTVNDLAMMGARPLFISAGLIVEEGFSRTELAGILASMRGAADAAGVRIVTGDTKVVPRGKADRIFINTSGIGAVEHDFAINGANARAGDVVIINGTIGDHGIAVMAEREGLDLRTAIRSDCAALNDLVAEIIAAGGDAVHVLRDPTRGGVATTLKEIALQSDKTITLREETLPLNGAVKGVCSILGLDPLYVANEGKLLAVVAPEAAERVLTRIKGHRLGRDAAIIGHVAEGGGRVQMETAVGGMRAVEMLAGEQLPRIC, encoded by the coding sequence GTGAACAAAGACCTCATCCTCCTGGGCCACGGCAGCGGCGGGAAGCTTTCCCACCAGCTCCTGGACGACCTCATCATCCCGACCCTCTCGGGCATCCCCCTCGCCGGGCAGAACGACGCGGCGGTGGTGGAGCATGGCGGCCAGAGGCTCGCCTTCACCACCGACTCCTACGTGGTGGACCCCATCTTCTTCCCCGGCGGCAACATCGGAAGCCTGGCCGTGAACGGCACCGTGAACGACCTGGCCATGATGGGGGCGCGCCCCCTCTTCATCAGCGCCGGCCTCATTGTCGAGGAAGGGTTCAGCCGGACCGAACTGGCCGGGATCCTCGCCTCCATGCGGGGTGCTGCCGACGCCGCCGGGGTCAGGATCGTCACCGGCGATACCAAGGTGGTCCCCCGGGGGAAGGCGGACCGAATCTTCATCAACACCTCCGGCATCGGGGCCGTGGAGCACGATTTCGCCATTAACGGCGCCAACGCCCGGGCCGGCGACGTGGTCATCATCAACGGCACCATCGGCGACCATGGTATCGCGGTCATGGCCGAGCGGGAGGGGCTTGACCTCCGGACCGCCATCCGGAGCGACTGCGCGGCCCTGAACGACCTCGTGGCCGAGATCATCGCTGCAGGGGGCGACGCGGTCCACGTTCTGCGGGACCCGACCCGGGGGGGAGTCGCCACGACCCTCAAGGAAATCGCCCTTCAGTCCGATAAGACTATTACCCTCCGGGAGGAGACCCTCCCCCTCAACGGAGCGGTGAAGGGGGTCTGCTCGATCCTCGGTCTCGATCCCCTCTACGTGGCCAACGAGGGGAAGCTTCTGGCCGTGGTGGCCCCCGAGGCCGCGGAGAGGGTGCTGACCCGCATCAAGGGGCATCGCCTCGGGAGGGATGCCGCCATCATCGGCCATGTGGCTGAGGGGGGAGGCCGGGTACAGATGGAGACCGCCGTGGGCGGCATGCGGGCCGTGGAGATGCTGGCCGGAGAGCAGCTCCCCCGCATCTGCTAG
- the hypD gene encoding hydrogenase formation protein HypD, whose protein sequence is MKYQDEFRDRHVVLGLAARIREHVAGRTEPMTFMEVCGTHTMSIYQYGLRTLLPPQVRLISGPGCPVCVTPNEYLDRAVALCRLPDVIVATFGDMVRVPGSTSSLQEERARGADIRIVYSPLDAVAIAARNPEKRVVFLGVGFETTAPAIGGSILAAKKQGLANYFVLAAHKTMPKPMGVLSADPELKIDGYICPAHVSTITGPEIYRFLAEEFHIPCVITGFEPADVMQGVEMLVRQVVAGESRVETQYSRVVRPEGNRKAQEVIREVFTPCDAPWRGIGVIPGSGLRIADAYAVFDAEKAIPVAVEETREHAGCLCGEILKGKAAPTDCPLFGGACTPESPVGACMVSSEGTCAAAYKYGQ, encoded by the coding sequence GTGAAATACCAGGACGAATTCCGCGACCGCCACGTGGTGCTGGGCCTTGCCGCCCGGATCAGGGAGCACGTGGCCGGGCGTACGGAGCCCATGACCTTCATGGAGGTCTGCGGCACTCATACCATGTCGATCTATCAGTACGGGCTCCGCACCCTCCTCCCTCCCCAGGTGCGGCTCATCTCCGGACCCGGCTGCCCGGTCTGCGTCACCCCCAATGAGTACCTGGACCGGGCCGTGGCCCTCTGCCGGCTCCCCGACGTTATCGTCGCCACCTTCGGCGACATGGTCCGGGTCCCCGGCTCCACGTCGTCCCTCCAGGAGGAGCGCGCCCGGGGGGCCGACATCCGGATCGTCTACTCCCCCTTGGACGCCGTTGCCATTGCTGCCAGGAATCCGGAGAAGCGGGTGGTCTTTCTCGGCGTCGGCTTCGAGACCACGGCCCCGGCCATTGGCGGGAGCATCCTGGCGGCGAAGAAGCAGGGGCTCGCCAACTACTTCGTGCTGGCAGCCCACAAGACCATGCCCAAGCCCATGGGGGTCCTCTCCGCCGACCCGGAGCTGAAGATCGACGGCTACATCTGCCCCGCCCACGTGAGCACCATCACCGGGCCGGAGATCTACCGCTTCCTGGCCGAGGAGTTTCATATCCCCTGCGTCATCACCGGTTTCGAGCCTGCGGACGTCATGCAGGGGGTCGAGATGCTCGTCCGCCAGGTGGTGGCGGGGGAGAGCCGGGTGGAGACCCAGTACAGCAGGGTGGTACGGCCTGAGGGGAACCGCAAGGCCCAGGAGGTGATCCGGGAGGTCTTCACCCCCTGCGATGCCCCCTGGCGCGGCATCGGGGTCATCCCGGGGAGCGGCCTGCGGATCGCCGACGCCTATGCCGTGTTTGACGCCGAGAAGGCGATTCCCGTGGCGGTGGAGGAGACCCGGGAACACGCGGGATGTCTCTGCGGCGAGATCCTCAAGGGGAAAGCGGCCCCAACCGACTGTCCCCTCTTTGGCGGCGCCTGCACCCCCGAGTCCCCCGTGGGGGCCTGCATGGTCTCCTCCGAGGGGACCTGCGCGGCGGCGTACAAGTATGGGCAGTGA
- a CDS encoding HypC/HybG/HupF family hydrogenase formation chaperone gives MCLGVPMQVVSVGDGDIVAEIDGVRKEASLMLLDEEVKEGDFVIVHAGFAISRLDEEEAQETLRLMREVFKPEDMA, from the coding sequence ATGTGTCTCGGAGTACCCATGCAGGTGGTCAGCGTCGGCGACGGCGACATCGTTGCCGAGATCGACGGCGTGAGGAAGGAAGCGAGCCTCATGCTCCTCGACGAAGAGGTGAAGGAAGGGGATTTCGTCATCGTCCACGCGGGTTTTGCCATCTCCCGCCTCGATGAGGAGGAGGCGCAGGAGACGCTGAGGCTCATGAGAGAGGTGTTCAAACCGGAGGACATGGCGTGA
- the hypF gene encoding carbamoyltransferase HypF — MTDARRTRITIEGIVQGVGFRPFVFRLAEHHGIAGWVQNTTAGVVVEAEGDARRLASFVADLTGKAPPLAVIVSLATEEIPPQGGTAFAIRYSEGSAGPVRVAPDGDVCPDCLHELFDPADRRHRYPFITCTNCGPRYSLITAVPYDRPNTTMAPFPLCDACRTEYEDPRNRRFHAQPVACPECGPRLRLVDADDRDLPGDPVEEAAGLLSQGKIVAVKGIGGYHLAVDALNDGAVRELRRRKARDEKPFALMAPDLAAVRTFALPDAVEERLLAAPEHPIVLLRKRPDNPVSPLAAPANGYFGTMLPYAPLHHLLLRDRFTALVMTSGNLSDEPIAYRDAEARERLAYIADAFLVHDREIHTRTDDSVIRVFRGNPLFLRRSRGYVPREVRMPVEIPAVLAVGAELKGTICLARGDRAVMSQHIGDLKNAATLDSLAETTAHLQGLLGLTPELVAHDLHPDYLSTAFAEGIPVLPRVAVQHHHAHLASCMAENGLDGEVIGVIFDGTGYGRDGTVWGGEFLVGGYGGFRRAGHLRQVPLLGGDAAVREPFRMALSYLYDAFGADFFGLSLPWLREIGEAERPLFLQMLERRINSPPTSSCGRLFDAVAALTGVRGRVSYEGQAAMELEALAEGSATASIYPYAIVRNDVSAEVDFRLMVRALAEDAAAGRPGGEMARAFHNTLAAAVTDLCAQIRAVDGLDRVVLSGGVFQNKLLTEGVFQSLADQGFHVYTHRLVPPNDGGLALGQAIIAGYGARKGE; from the coding sequence ATGACCGATGCCAGGCGCACCAGGATAACCATTGAGGGGATTGTCCAGGGGGTCGGCTTCCGCCCCTTCGTCTTCCGCCTCGCGGAGCACCACGGCATTGCCGGATGGGTGCAGAACACCACGGCGGGAGTTGTCGTTGAGGCGGAAGGGGATGCCCGGCGCCTCGCCTCCTTCGTGGCTGACCTCACGGGGAAAGCCCCCCCTCTGGCTGTCATCGTTTCGCTTGCAACCGAAGAGATCCCGCCGCAAGGGGGGACCGCCTTCGCCATCCGTTACAGCGAGGGGAGCGCCGGGCCGGTGCGGGTGGCCCCGGACGGCGACGTCTGCCCTGACTGCCTCCATGAGCTCTTCGATCCGGCCGACCGCCGCCATCGCTATCCCTTCATCACCTGCACCAACTGCGGCCCCCGCTACTCCCTCATCACCGCTGTCCCCTACGATCGCCCCAACACCACCATGGCCCCCTTCCCCCTCTGCGATGCCTGCCGGACCGAGTACGAGGACCCCCGGAACCGCCGTTTCCATGCCCAGCCGGTGGCCTGTCCGGAGTGCGGTCCCCGGCTCAGGCTCGTGGATGCCGACGACCGGGACCTGCCAGGGGATCCCGTGGAGGAGGCAGCAGGGCTCCTCTCCCAGGGAAAGATCGTTGCCGTGAAAGGGATCGGCGGCTATCACCTGGCCGTGGACGCCCTGAACGACGGGGCGGTGCGGGAGCTGCGCCGCCGCAAGGCCCGGGACGAGAAGCCCTTTGCGCTCATGGCCCCTGACCTGGCGGCGGTGCGGACCTTTGCCCTTCCCGACGCCGTGGAGGAGCGGCTCCTGGCCGCCCCCGAGCACCCCATCGTGCTCCTGCGCAAACGCCCCGACAATCCCGTCTCCCCCCTGGCGGCCCCGGCCAACGGCTATTTCGGCACCATGCTCCCCTACGCGCCGCTCCACCATCTCCTCCTGCGGGACCGGTTTACGGCCCTGGTCATGACGAGCGGCAACCTCTCCGATGAGCCCATTGCCTACCGGGACGCCGAGGCCCGGGAGCGGCTTGCGTACATCGCCGACGCGTTCCTTGTCCACGACCGGGAGATCCATACCCGAACCGACGACTCGGTGATCCGGGTGTTCCGGGGTAATCCCCTCTTCCTGCGCCGCTCCCGGGGATATGTGCCGCGGGAGGTGCGGATGCCCGTGGAGATTCCGGCTGTCCTTGCCGTGGGGGCCGAGCTCAAGGGGACCATCTGCCTCGCCCGGGGAGACCGGGCCGTCATGAGCCAGCACATCGGCGACCTGAAGAATGCCGCCACCCTCGATTCTCTGGCGGAGACCACCGCGCACCTCCAGGGGCTCCTGGGGCTAACCCCGGAGCTTGTTGCCCACGACCTCCACCCCGACTACCTCTCCACGGCCTTTGCCGAGGGGATCCCGGTGCTTCCGCGGGTGGCGGTGCAGCACCACCACGCCCACCTGGCATCCTGCATGGCCGAGAACGGCCTCGACGGGGAGGTGATCGGCGTCATCTTCGACGGCACCGGCTACGGCCGGGACGGCACGGTCTGGGGAGGGGAGTTTCTCGTGGGGGGATACGGGGGCTTCCGGCGGGCCGGCCACCTCCGGCAGGTTCCCCTTCTCGGCGGCGACGCGGCGGTGCGGGAGCCGTTTCGCATGGCCCTGTCCTACCTTTACGATGCCTTCGGTGCCGACTTTTTCGGCCTTTCCCTGCCGTGGCTTCGGGAGATCGGCGAAGCCGAGCGGCCTCTTTTTCTCCAGATGCTGGAGCGCCGGATCAACTCCCCCCCCACCTCCAGCTGCGGTCGGCTCTTCGATGCCGTGGCGGCCCTCACGGGGGTGCGGGGAAGGGTCTCCTACGAGGGGCAGGCGGCCATGGAACTGGAGGCTCTGGCCGAAGGGAGCGCTACGGCATCCATTTATCCCTATGCCATTGTTCGCAACGACGTCAGCGCCGAGGTCGATTTCCGGCTGATGGTCCGGGCGCTCGCGGAGGATGCGGCCGCCGGCCGGCCGGGGGGGGAGATGGCCCGGGCTTTCCACAATACCCTTGCCGCGGCAGTGACGGACCTCTGTGCCCAGATTCGCGCTGTGGACGGCCTGGACCGTGTCGTCCTCTCCGGGGGCGTTTTCCAGAACAAGCTCCTGACGGAAGGGGTTTTCCAGTCCCTGGCCGATCAGGGATTCCATGTCTACACCCACCGGCTCGTTCCTCCCAACGACGGGGGGCTGGCCCTGGGGCAGGCGATAATCGCAGGATACGGAGCACGAAAAGGAGAATAG
- the hypB gene encoding hydrogenase nickel incorporation protein HypB yields the protein MCTTCGCETDTHHHHHHHHHGEGKEARKIAVELDILARNNRFAAENRALFAAKGIFALNFVSSPGSGKTTTLERTLKDLAGRYRCAVIEGDQQTDNDAVRIAATGVPVKQINTGAGCHLDAHMVGHAVEEFDLDALDLLLVENVGNLVCPASFDLGEHHKVVVLSVTEGEDKPLKYPNMFHAADVMLLNKVDLLPYVDFDVEKCKEMARRVSPDIAIFEISSRTGEGMDAWYGWLAGRIAAVKG from the coding sequence ATGTGCACCACCTGCGGTTGCGAAACCGATACCCATCATCACCATCACCACCATCATCATGGCGAAGGGAAAGAAGCCCGCAAGATCGCCGTTGAACTGGACATCCTCGCCCGCAACAACCGCTTTGCCGCCGAGAACCGGGCACTCTTCGCCGCCAAGGGGATCTTCGCCCTCAATTTCGTGAGTTCACCCGGTTCGGGGAAGACCACCACCCTGGAGCGGACGTTAAAGGACTTGGCCGGCCGGTACCGCTGCGCCGTCATCGAGGGGGACCAGCAGACCGACAATGACGCCGTCCGCATCGCCGCCACCGGCGTGCCGGTGAAGCAGATCAACACCGGCGCCGGGTGCCACCTGGACGCCCACATGGTGGGCCACGCCGTTGAGGAATTCGACCTGGACGCCCTCGATCTCCTCCTGGTGGAGAACGTGGGGAACCTGGTCTGCCCCGCCTCCTTCGACCTGGGGGAGCATCACAAGGTGGTGGTCCTGTCGGTGACCGAGGGGGAGGACAAGCCCCTTAAGTACCCGAATATGTTCCACGCCGCCGACGTGATGCTCCTCAACAAGGTGGATCTCCTCCCCTACGTGGACTTCGACGTGGAGAAGTGCAAGGAAATGGCCCGCCGCGTGAGCCCCGACATCGCCATCTTCGAGATCTCCAGCCGCACCGGAGAGGGGATGGATGCCTGGTACGGCTGGCTTGCCGGCCGCATCGCCGCCGTGAAGGGATAA
- the pyk gene encoding pyruvate kinase, translating into MDKSSRKTKIVATLGPASSSPEMISKLMEAGADLFRLNFSHGANDQRRETIATIRRLSAARGKEIGILADLQGPKIRTGRMENGAISLRKGDPLDIVTDEVLGTPTLISTIYKALPHDVKPGSRILMDDGLIELKVHSVEGNLVRCTVVEGGTLKDLKGINLPGVHVSAPSLSEKDLRDLEFCLAEGVDYIALSFVRSAEDVEGLKRILFERGIHIPVVAKIEKPEALRNFKSILKAADGVMVARGDLGVEISAEKVPLFQKKIIRACNEAGKPVITATQMLESMISHPRPTRAETSDVANAILDGTDAVMLSGETASGQFPLEAVRTMAKVALDVERYAQMEDTLPQRRHNPSIAEAVAEAACRAAVTVDARAISVMTQSGSTAALISKFRPPLPIIAFTQSLETRRRLSLYWGVKPLPIGPMTGTDEQIAAVESTFLSAGYRKGDVIVITMGVPVEARGSTNLMKVHKLGTGKFFEIF; encoded by the coding sequence ATGGATAAATCGTCGCGCAAAACCAAGATCGTAGCCACCCTCGGACCGGCCAGCTCCTCGCCGGAGATGATCAGCAAGCTCATGGAGGCAGGGGCAGACCTTTTCCGCCTCAACTTCTCCCACGGGGCCAACGACCAGCGCCGGGAGACCATTGCCACCATCCGGCGTCTTTCTGCCGCCCGGGGAAAGGAGATCGGCATCCTGGCCGACCTCCAGGGGCCAAAGATCAGGACCGGCCGCATGGAGAACGGCGCCATCTCCCTGCGCAAGGGAGACCCCCTCGACATCGTCACCGATGAGGTCCTCGGCACCCCGACCCTCATCTCCACCATCTACAAGGCCCTCCCCCATGACGTGAAGCCCGGCTCCCGCATTCTCATGGACGACGGCCTCATCGAGCTGAAGGTCCATTCGGTGGAGGGAAACCTGGTCCGCTGCACCGTGGTGGAGGGGGGAACCCTCAAGGACCTGAAGGGGATCAACCTCCCCGGAGTCCATGTCTCGGCCCCCTCCCTCTCGGAGAAGGATCTGCGGGACCTGGAGTTCTGCCTGGCCGAGGGGGTGGACTACATCGCCCTCTCCTTTGTCCGGAGCGCCGAGGACGTGGAGGGGCTCAAGCGGATCCTCTTCGAGCGCGGCATCCACATCCCCGTGGTGGCCAAGATCGAGAAGCCCGAGGCCCTGCGCAATTTCAAGAGCATCCTCAAAGCGGCCGACGGTGTCATGGTGGCCCGGGGCGACCTGGGTGTTGAGATCAGCGCCGAGAAGGTCCCCCTCTTCCAGAAAAAAATCATCCGAGCCTGCAACGAGGCGGGGAAGCCGGTTATCACCGCCACCCAGATGCTGGAATCGATGATCAGCCACCCGCGCCCCACCCGGGCCGAGACCTCCGACGTGGCTAACGCCATCCTTGACGGGACCGACGCGGTCATGCTCTCGGGAGAGACCGCCTCGGGGCAGTTCCCCCTGGAAGCGGTGCGGACCATGGCCAAGGTGGCCCTGGATGTGGAGCGCTACGCTCAGATGGAGGACACCCTCCCCCAGCGGCGCCACAACCCGAGCATCGCCGAGGCGGTGGCCGAGGCCGCCTGCCGCGCCGCCGTCACCGTGGACGCCCGGGCCATCTCGGTCATGACCCAGTCGGGGAGCACCGCCGCCCTCATCTCCAAGTTCCGGCCGCCGCTCCCCATCATCGCCTTTACCCAGTCCCTGGAGACCCGGCGGCGCCTCTCCCTCTACTGGGGGGTGAAGCCGCTCCCCATTGGCCCCATGACCGGCACCGACGAGCAGATCGCGGCCGTGGAATCGACGTTCCTCTCGGCGGGGTACCGCAAGGGAGACGTGATCGTCATAACCATGGGGGTGCCGGTGGAGGCCCGAGGTTCCACGAACCTTATGAAGGTCCACAAGCTGGGGACGGGGAAGTTTTTCGAGATTTTCTGA
- a CDS encoding NADH:flavin oxidoreductase, whose amino-acid sequence MRKVFDETKIHHLTLRNRLVRSATWEGMCRAGGHPTEKLAAYYGTLARGGVGLIISGYAFVRPDGKQLPGQLGIHEDSFAPEARLLTEAVHREGGKICLQLVHCGGQTTARAAGAQPVAPTAVQIDQYPELPRELPEAEIADLVAAFAAGAVRAREWGFDAVQLHAAHGYLINQFLSPLTNRRTDRYGGSLENRCRFLLEISHAVRAAVGKDFPVMVKLNGSDNLNGGLDLEEAVLVARMLDEEGIDAIEVSGGTPASGGQTPVRQGIETREQEAYNLPLAYRIKQVVSCPVMVVGGFRTFELVEGVIRREEADFVSLSRPLIREPNLPRRWEEGDESRARCISCNGCFKPGMKEGGIYCVVDKVERESRAFSL is encoded by the coding sequence ATGCGCAAGGTGTTCGACGAGACAAAGATCCACCACCTGACACTCCGCAACCGGCTGGTCCGCTCCGCCACCTGGGAGGGGATGTGCCGGGCCGGAGGGCATCCCACGGAGAAGCTGGCCGCCTACTACGGGACCCTGGCCCGGGGCGGGGTGGGGCTCATCATCTCCGGCTACGCCTTCGTCCGTCCCGACGGAAAGCAGCTTCCCGGACAGCTGGGAATCCACGAGGACTCCTTTGCCCCCGAGGCACGGCTCCTGACCGAGGCGGTCCACCGGGAGGGGGGTAAAATCTGTCTCCAGCTGGTCCACTGCGGCGGCCAGACCACGGCCAGGGCGGCCGGCGCTCAGCCAGTGGCCCCTACCGCCGTGCAAATCGATCAATACCCGGAACTTCCCCGTGAACTCCCCGAGGCCGAGATCGCGGATCTGGTGGCAGCCTTCGCCGCCGGCGCCGTCCGGGCCCGGGAGTGGGGCTTCGACGCGGTCCAGCTCCATGCCGCCCACGGCTACCTCATCAACCAGTTCCTCTCCCCCCTCACCAACCGCCGCACCGACCGCTACGGCGGCTCCCTGGAGAACCGGTGCCGCTTTCTCCTGGAGATTTCCCATGCTGTACGTGCCGCCGTGGGGAAGGATTTCCCGGTCATGGTGAAACTCAACGGCTCCGACAACCTGAACGGGGGACTCGACCTGGAGGAGGCGGTTCTGGTGGCCCGGATGCTGGATGAGGAGGGGATCGACGCCATCGAGGTCTCCGGCGGCACACCGGCCTCGGGCGGACAGACCCCGGTCCGCCAGGGGATCGAGACCCGGGAGCAGGAGGCCTACAACCTCCCCCTCGCCTACCGGATCAAGCAGGTGGTCTCCTGCCCCGTCATGGTGGTGGGGGGGTTCCGCACCTTCGAGCTGGTGGAAGGGGTCATCCGACGGGAAGAGGCCGACTTTGTCTCCCTTTCCCGCCCCCTCATCCGGGAGCCCAACCTCCCTCGCCGCTGGGAGGAGGGGGACGAGAGCCGGGCCCGCTGCATCTCCTGCAACGGCTGCTTCAAGCCGGGGATGAAGGAAGGGGGAATCTACTGCGTGGTGGACAAGGTGGAGCGGGAGAGCCGGGCGTTTTCCCTCTGA
- a CDS encoding putative DNA modification/repair radical SAM protein, which produces MPELSLAEKLEILADGAKYDVSCASSGSSRRNKGGIGNAAQCGICHSWTADGRCVSLLKILLTNACIYDCAYCVNRRSNDTRRVLLTPAEVAELTIGFYRRNAIEGLFLSTGVVKDPDHTMELLIEATSILREEHRFNGYIHVKVVPGADLLLVDRLGRLADRVSVNMELPSRESLQLLAPDKSREAIVAPMKRVGELIVQTKEERKVSRKIPPFAPAGQSTQLIIGASGESDLQIVSLAAGLYGRLSMKRVYYSAFIPVNTDTRLPSVVGTPPLVREHRLYQADWLMRYYGFAAGELLDEEHPNLDLSLDPKAGWALRNLHLFPVEVNRAPLELLLRVPGIGVRSAQRIVGARRGGHLSLDDLALLGVVMKRARYFVTARGRFGADMTPDAAGLQARLTERTTPRPRWSQPSLFDGANAIDIRSTITGEL; this is translated from the coding sequence ATGCCCGAACTCAGCCTTGCCGAAAAACTCGAAATCCTCGCCGACGGCGCCAAGTACGATGTCTCCTGCGCCTCCAGCGGCAGCTCGCGCCGTAACAAAGGGGGGATCGGCAACGCCGCCCAGTGCGGCATCTGCCACAGCTGGACCGCCGACGGCCGCTGCGTGTCGCTCCTCAAAATCCTCCTGACCAACGCCTGCATTTACGACTGCGCCTACTGCGTGAACCGCCGCTCCAACGATACCCGCCGGGTGCTCCTCACCCCCGCCGAGGTGGCGGAACTCACCATCGGCTTCTACCGCCGCAACGCCATCGAGGGGCTCTTCCTCTCCACCGGCGTGGTGAAGGATCCGGACCACACCATGGAGCTCCTCATCGAGGCGACCAGCATCCTGCGGGAGGAGCACCGCTTCAACGGCTACATCCACGTGAAGGTGGTCCCCGGCGCCGACCTTCTCCTGGTTGACCGGCTGGGGCGCCTGGCGGACCGGGTGAGCGTCAACATGGAGCTGCCGAGCAGGGAGAGCCTGCAACTCCTGGCCCCGGACAAAAGCCGCGAGGCCATCGTCGCACCCATGAAACGGGTGGGGGAGCTCATCGTCCAGACAAAGGAGGAGCGGAAGGTATCCCGGAAGATCCCTCCCTTTGCCCCGGCGGGGCAGAGCACCCAGCTCATCATCGGCGCCAGCGGGGAGAGCGACCTGCAGATCGTGTCGCTGGCCGCCGGGCTCTACGGGCGCCTCTCCATGAAGCGGGTCTACTACTCGGCCTTCATTCCGGTGAACACCGACACTCGCCTCCCCTCCGTGGTCGGCACGCCGCCCCTGGTGCGGGAGCACCGCCTCTACCAGGCCGACTGGCTCATGCGCTACTACGGGTTCGCCGCCGGGGAGCTTCTGGACGAGGAGCACCCCAACCTGGACCTCTCCCTGGACCCCAAGGCGGGGTGGGCCCTGCGGAACCTCCACCTCTTCCCCGTGGAGGTGAACCGAGCCCCCCTGGAACTTCTCCTGCGGGTGCCGGGGATCGGCGTCCGGTCGGCCCAGCGGATCGTCGGGGCACGGCGGGGGGGACACCTCTCCCTGGATGATCTGGCCCTGCTTGGGGTGGTCATGAAGCGGGCCCGGTACTTCGTCACGGCCCGGGGACGGTTCGGTGCCGACATGACCCCGGACGCCGCGGGACTCCAGGCGCGGCTCACGGAGCGGACTACCCCCCGGCCTCGCTGGAGCCAGCCCTCCCTCTTCGACGGCGCCAACGCCATCGACATCCGGTCCACCATCACGGGGGAGCTGTGA